A genomic region of Tamandua tetradactyla isolate mTamTet1 chromosome 2, mTamTet1.pri, whole genome shotgun sequence contains the following coding sequences:
- the SIGMAR1 gene encoding sigma non-opioid intracellular receptor 1 isoform X2 yields MQWALGRRWVWAALLLAAAAVLAQVVWLWLGTQSFVFQHEEIAQLARQYAGLDHELAFSRLIVELRRLHPGHVLPDEELQWVFVNAGGWMGAMCLLHASLSEYVLLFGTALGSSGHSGRYWAEISDTIISGTFHQWREGTTKSEVFYPELTSLVTGW; encoded by the exons ATGCAGTGGGCCTTGGGTCGGCGGTGGGTGTGGGCAGCGCTACTTCTGGCTGCCGCGGCTGTGCTGGCGCAGGTCGTCTGGCTCTGGCTGGGGACGCAGAGCTTCGTCTTCCAGCACGAAGAGATAGCGCAGCTGGCTCGGCAGTACGCGG GGCTGGACCACGAACTGGCCTTCTCTCGGCTGATCGTGGAGCTGCGGCGGCTGCACCCAGGCCATGTGCTGCCCGACGAGGAGCTGCAGTGGGTGTTCGTGAACGCAGGCGGCTGGATGGGCGCCATGTGCCTTCTACACGCCTCGCTGTCGGAGTACGTGCTGCTCTTCGGCACCGCCCTGGGCTCCAGCGGCCACTCGG GGCGTTATTGGGCTGAGATCTCGGACACCATCATCTCTGGCACCTTTCACCAGTGGAGAGAGGGCACCACCAAAAGTGAGGTCTTCTACCCAG
- the SIGMAR1 gene encoding sigma non-opioid intracellular receptor 1 isoform X1, which produces MQWALGRRWVWAALLLAAAAVLAQVVWLWLGTQSFVFQHEEIAQLARQYAGLDHELAFSRLIVELRRLHPGHVLPDEELQWVFVNAGGWMGAMCLLHASLSEYVLLFGTALGSSGHSGRYWAEISDTIISGTFHQWREGTTKSEVFYPGETVVHGPGEATAVEWGPNTWMVEYGRGVIPSTLTFAMADTVFSTQDFLTLFYTLRAYARGLRLELTTYLFGQDP; this is translated from the exons ATGCAGTGGGCCTTGGGTCGGCGGTGGGTGTGGGCAGCGCTACTTCTGGCTGCCGCGGCTGTGCTGGCGCAGGTCGTCTGGCTCTGGCTGGGGACGCAGAGCTTCGTCTTCCAGCACGAAGAGATAGCGCAGCTGGCTCGGCAGTACGCGG GGCTGGACCACGAACTGGCCTTCTCTCGGCTGATCGTGGAGCTGCGGCGGCTGCACCCAGGCCATGTGCTGCCCGACGAGGAGCTGCAGTGGGTGTTCGTGAACGCAGGCGGCTGGATGGGCGCCATGTGCCTTCTACACGCCTCGCTGTCGGAGTACGTGCTGCTCTTCGGCACCGCCCTGGGCTCCAGCGGCCACTCGG GGCGTTATTGGGCTGAGATCTCGGACACCATCATCTCTGGCACCTTTCACCAGTGGAGAGAGGGCACCACCAAAAGTGAGGTCTTCTACCCAG GAGAGACAGTGGTGCATGGACCTGGAGAGGCAACGGCTGTGGAATGGGGGCCAAACACGTGGATGGTGGAGTACGGCCGAGGTGTCATCCCATCCACTCTGACCTTCGCAATGGCTGACACAGTCTTCAGCACCCAGGACTTCCTCACCCTCTTCTATACTCTTCGCGCCTATGCCCGGGGACTCCGACTTGAGCTCACCACTTACCTCTTTGGCCAAGATCCCTGA